A stretch of the Dyella telluris genome encodes the following:
- a CDS encoding SDR family oxidoreductase translates to MTVVVFGASTQIGHFLLPRLRERGVPVLALSRKPRPAQAGVQWLQGKLPGGVPELGTPTAVISFGPLKSFAEWLDSAGLPASTRVIATSSMSAESKQASDVPAEREISQTLREGEAALAATCDRQGQPWTIFRPTIIYGAGIDKSLTPIAQRASRLHVFPLPAGRGLRQPVHADDIAAAVVAALDHPASAGHILPLGGGERLTAGEMFARVRRSLATPTLPLPIPAALLRLGRHAVPRLRGPLTRLEANLIADNSELQRLLGISPRPFRPDAACWTPQPPL, encoded by the coding sequence ATGACGGTGGTGGTGTTCGGCGCCAGTACGCAGATTGGCCATTTCCTGTTGCCCCGGCTGCGCGAGCGCGGCGTGCCGGTGCTGGCGCTTAGTCGCAAGCCGCGGCCCGCGCAGGCCGGCGTGCAGTGGTTGCAGGGCAAGCTGCCCGGTGGTGTGCCCGAGCTGGGAACGCCGACGGCGGTGATCAGCTTCGGCCCGCTCAAATCCTTCGCCGAATGGCTCGACTCTGCCGGGCTGCCGGCCTCAACGCGGGTCATCGCGACCAGTTCGATGAGTGCCGAATCCAAGCAGGCGTCGGATGTGCCCGCCGAGCGCGAGATTTCGCAGACGCTGCGCGAGGGCGAAGCCGCACTGGCGGCAACCTGCGACCGGCAAGGCCAGCCGTGGACCATCTTCCGGCCCACCATCATCTACGGTGCCGGCATCGACAAGAGCCTGACACCGATTGCGCAACGGGCCAGCCGCCTGCACGTGTTCCCGCTGCCGGCCGGGCGTGGTTTGCGCCAGCCCGTGCACGCGGACGACATTGCCGCCGCCGTGGTGGCGGCGCTGGATCACCCCGCGTCGGCAGGCCACATCCTGCCGCTCGGTGGCGGCGAACGGCTCACGGCGGGTGAGATGTTTGCCCGCGTTCGCCGCAGCCTGGCCACGCCCACGCTGCCCCTGCCCATTCCCGCCGCCTTGTTGCGGCTGGGGCGTCACGCGGTGCCGCGCCTGCGCGGGCCGCTGACCCGCCTGGAAGCCAACCTGATTGCCGACAACAGCGAGCTGCAGCGGTTGTTGGGCATCTCGCCGCGCCCGTTTCGCCCCGACGCCGCGTGCTGGACCCCGCAGCCGCCCCTGTAG